The sequence below is a genomic window from Bos taurus isolate L1 Dominette 01449 registration number 42190680 breed Hereford chromosome 7, ARS-UCD2.0, whole genome shotgun sequence.
TAGGGGCAGCATTCTAGGAAATAAGACTGGAGAAGCACGCAGGGCTCAGATTCATCAGGGACATCTCTCtcagtgggcttctctggttagAGTTTTCAGACCTCAGGGTTCTGACATTGTGTGGTCATGACTCCTAGGTTCTTTTTCTGCCCCAGAATCTTGAAAAACTTCGGGGAGCATACTACAGTTTTCCAGAGTAAGGAGGAGTAGCTAGTGGGATGTGCTAAGCTCGGCTTGAGTAGCTTCTAGGTAGAGAAGGGGAAAGCCAGGCTGACTTTTCTCCTACATTTTCCTCTACAGGATGCCTCATTCTTGTCCTCTCCATTCCTCAAGGGCTTCCTGGCTGGCTATGTGGTGGCCAAACTGAGGGCATCAGCAGTATTGGGCTTTGCCGTGGGCACCTGCACTGGCATATATGTAGCTCAGGCATATGCTGTGCCCAATGTGGAGAAGACATTGAGGGACTATCTTCGATCACTGCGCAAAGGGCCCGACTAGCTCTGGATTCCATGAGGGAGGCAGGATGAGCAGCTGGGGGCAGCAGGTGGAGGCCTTCAGCCACAGATGCCATATCTGGCCACCCTGGCTTTCACCCATTTGCTGTCTCCAGCTTTCCCACCACCTTCAGCCTTGCTTCCTTTCCTGCAGAGACTGGACAGTGGCTCATCAGCCAACACCCTGAACCCCTTGCCTCCATAACCCCATGGGACTGGCCCCAAGACTATCCACCCTTCCTCTTCTAGCCCTTACTGTGGAGTCTGCAGCTAACTCTGACTCTCAGTATTCTCTCTCAAGGCTCCTCCCTCCTGGGAGCCAGCTCCATAACTTGATTTTCCCTGAACGTGTCACAACCCCCAGCCCACCACACCCCGCCTTGCTAGCTACACAGGCCACCCAGGGTCTAGTTTGGGCATGAGTGTAGAGGACGGGGGTGTGCCAGGCCTGGGCCGTCCCAGGAAGGCCCGCTGGACCCTGATGCTGCTCCTGTCCACTGCTATGTACGGTGCCCATGCCCCATTGCTGGCACTGTGCCACGTGGACGGCCGTGTGCCCTTCCGACCCTCCTCGGCTGTACTGCTGACTGAACTGACCAAGCTGTTGCTCTGCGCCCTCTCCCTCTTGGTGGGCTGGCAAGCATGGCCCCAGGGGACCCCACCCTGGCGCCAGGCTGCCCCGTTTGCACTGTCAGCCCTGCTATACGGCGCCAACAACAACCTGGTGATCTACCTGCAACGTTACATGGACCCCAGCACCTACCAGGTGCTGAGCAATCTCAAGATTGGAAGCACAGCCCTGTTCTACTGCCTCTGCCTCCGACACCGCCTTTCTGCACGCCAGGGCTtagcgctgctgctgctgatggccGCCGGAGCCTGCTATGCAGCCGGGGGcctccaggacccagggaccaCCCTTCCCGGGCCCCCCTCAGCAGCTGCTACGAGCCCCATGCCCCTGCACATCACTCCACTGGGACTGCTGCTTCTCATCCTGTATTGCCTCATCTCCGGCTTGTCCTCTGTGTACACAGAGCTGCTCATGAAGCGGCAGCGGCTGCCGCTGGCCCTTCAAAACCTCTTCCTCTACTCTTTTGGTGTGCTCCTGAACCTAGGTCTGCATGCAGGTGGTGGCCCCGGCCCGGGCCTCCTGGAGGGTTTCTCGGGATGGATGGCACTCGTGGTGCTGAGCCAGGCACTGAATGGACTGCTCATGTCGGCCGTCATGAAACACGGCAGCAGCATCACACGCCTCTTTGTCGTGTCCTGCTCTCTAGTGGTCAACGCCGTGCTGTCAGCCGCCCTGCTGCGGCTTCAGCTCACCGCTGCCTTCTTCCTGGCCACACTGCTCATTGGCCTGGCAGTACGCCTGTACTACGGCAGTCGCTAGCCCCTCACCACCTCCATCCTGACTCCTGACCTGTAGGTTGGGCACCACCATCAGAGCCACCTCCCAGTGCTGACCCCTCCCCTCAGCAGCCCTGTAACAAGTGCCTTGTAAGAAAAGCGGGGGAAGTGGGAGCAGCCACGTTAGTCTCTGGAGGTAGGTTATCCCTGGGAGACTTGAAGGCTGGGTTTGAT
It includes:
- the SLC35A4 gene encoding probable UDP-sugar transporter protein SLC35A4 translates to MSVEDGGVPGLGRPRKARWTLMLLLSTAMYGAHAPLLALCHVDGRVPFRPSSAVLLTELTKLLLCALSLLVGWQAWPQGTPPWRQAAPFALSALLYGANNNLVIYLQRYMDPSTYQVLSNLKIGSTALFYCLCLRHRLSARQGLALLLLMAAGACYAAGGLQDPGTTLPGPPSAAATSPMPLHITPLGLLLLILYCLISGLSSVYTELLMKRQRLPLALQNLFLYSFGVLLNLGLHAGGGPGPGLLEGFSGWMALVVLSQALNGLLMSAVMKHGSSITRLFVVSCSLVVNAVLSAALLRLQLTAAFFLATLLIGLAVRLYYGSR
- the LOC112447523 gene encoding SLC35A4 upstream open reading frame protein, whose translation is MADDKDSLPKLKDLAFLKNQLERLQQRVEDEVNSGVGQDASFLSSPFLKGFLAGYVVAKLRASAVLGFAVGTCTGIYVAQAYAVPNVEKTLRDYLRSLRKGPD